A single region of the Arthrobacter sp. V1I7 genome encodes:
- a CDS encoding carboxyl transferase domain-containing protein, translated as METIASQVDATSAAYAANRAAQLGLARELKERLARAAQGGPEKSRERHVARGKLLPRERIDQLLDDGSPFLEIAPLAANGMYGDDSPGAGVIAGIGLVHGRQVLVISNDATVKGGTYYPMTVKKHLRAQEIALENRLPCIYLVDSGGAFLPKQDEVFPDKEHFGRIFFNQAKMSAAKIPQIASVMGSCTAGGAYVPAMSDETVIVRNQGTIFLGGPPLVKAAIGEIVTAEELGGGEVHSKISGVTDHLAENDEHALQIVRDIVSTLPRPTAPAWDVDTAVEPVADPDELYGAVPTDVNAQYDVREVIARLVDGSRFHEFKKNYGTTLATGFAKVHGHPVGIVANNGVLFSESSLKGAHFIELCDQRGIPLIFLQNLSGFMVGKDYEQGGIAKNGAKMVSAVATARVPKLTVVIGGSFGAGNYSMCGRAYSPRFLWMWPASRISVMGGNQASSVLATVKRDQYEARGEEWSAADEEAFKAPIKQQYEDQGSPYYSTARLWDDGVIDPADTRTVLGLALDVVSRTPLPETSFGLFRM; from the coding sequence ATGGAGACAATCGCCAGCCAGGTGGACGCCACGAGCGCCGCCTACGCCGCGAACCGGGCAGCCCAGCTGGGGCTGGCCCGCGAGCTGAAGGAACGGCTCGCCAGGGCTGCGCAGGGCGGGCCGGAGAAGTCCCGCGAACGCCATGTGGCCCGCGGCAAGTTGCTGCCGCGGGAACGCATCGACCAGCTGCTCGACGACGGCAGCCCGTTCCTGGAAATCGCACCGCTGGCTGCGAACGGCATGTACGGCGATGACTCCCCGGGCGCCGGGGTCATTGCCGGCATCGGACTGGTCCACGGCCGGCAGGTCCTCGTCATCTCCAACGATGCGACCGTCAAGGGCGGCACCTATTACCCGATGACCGTGAAGAAGCATCTGAGGGCGCAGGAAATCGCGCTGGAGAACCGCCTGCCCTGCATCTATCTGGTGGACTCCGGCGGCGCCTTCCTGCCAAAGCAGGACGAGGTCTTCCCGGACAAGGAACACTTCGGGCGGATCTTCTTCAACCAGGCCAAGATGTCCGCGGCCAAAATCCCGCAAATCGCCTCGGTGATGGGCTCCTGCACCGCTGGCGGCGCGTACGTCCCGGCCATGAGCGATGAAACCGTCATTGTCCGGAACCAGGGCACCATCTTCCTCGGTGGGCCACCGCTGGTGAAGGCGGCCATCGGCGAAATCGTGACCGCCGAGGAGCTCGGCGGCGGCGAGGTGCACTCGAAGATCTCCGGCGTCACCGACCACCTGGCCGAGAACGATGAGCACGCCCTGCAGATCGTGCGGGACATTGTCTCCACCCTGCCCAGGCCGACAGCCCCCGCCTGGGACGTGGACACCGCCGTCGAACCCGTGGCGGATCCGGACGAGCTCTACGGCGCCGTCCCCACCGACGTCAACGCCCAGTACGACGTGCGCGAGGTGATCGCCCGGCTCGTGGACGGCAGCCGCTTCCACGAATTCAAGAAGAACTACGGCACCACGCTCGCCACCGGCTTCGCGAAAGTGCACGGCCACCCCGTGGGCATCGTGGCCAACAACGGTGTGCTCTTCAGCGAGTCCTCGCTCAAGGGCGCCCACTTCATCGAGCTTTGCGACCAGCGCGGGATCCCGCTGATCTTCCTGCAGAATCTCTCCGGCTTCATGGTGGGAAAGGACTACGAGCAGGGTGGCATCGCCAAGAACGGCGCCAAGATGGTCAGCGCCGTCGCCACCGCCCGGGTCCCCAAGCTGACCGTCGTGATCGGCGGGTCCTTCGGCGCCGGCAACTACTCCATGTGCGGGCGGGCCTACTCGCCCCGGTTCCTCTGGATGTGGCCGGCCTCCCGGATCTCCGTGATGGGCGGCAACCAGGCCTCCAGCGTGCTCGCCACCGTGAAGCGCGACCAGTACGAGGCCCGCGGCGAGGAATGGTCCGCCGCGGACGAGGAAGCCTTCAAGGCCCCGATCAAACAGCAGTACGAGGACCAGGGCAGCCCGTACTACTCCACCGCCCGCCTCTGGGACGACGGCGTGATCGACCCCGCGGACACCCGCACCGTCCTGGGACTGGCGCTCGACGTCGTCTCCCGCACCCCGCTGCCGGAGACCTCCTTCGGCCTTTTCCGGATGTGA
- a CDS encoding TetR/AcrR family transcriptional regulator yields MATASAPTPSAPAQAPPTQAPPTQRGQAKENRRQALLSAAAALFAADGFNRVSLEDLGSAAGVSGPAVYRHFAGKQAVLGALLLSVSQELLDGGRRVVADSDGAAAALSGLVEFHVDFALSNPDVIRVQDQDFSNLAPDDQAEVRTLQRNYVELWVEVLAGLHVDTEAAELRMRAQASFGLINSTPHSVRSHGRRIATKRARPLLESMALAALMAPAVPAPLN; encoded by the coding sequence CTGGCAACCGCGTCCGCGCCGACCCCGTCCGCGCCGGCCCAGGCCCCGCCAACCCAGGCCCCGCCAACCCAGCGCGGCCAGGCCAAGGAGAACAGACGGCAGGCGCTGCTCTCCGCTGCCGCCGCCCTATTCGCCGCGGATGGTTTCAACCGGGTGTCCCTGGAGGATCTCGGTTCGGCAGCGGGGGTCAGCGGCCCGGCCGTTTACCGGCACTTCGCCGGCAAGCAGGCCGTCCTCGGTGCCCTGCTGTTGAGCGTCAGCCAGGAGCTGCTCGACGGCGGCCGGCGGGTGGTAGCGGATTCCGACGGCGCCGCAGCGGCGTTGAGCGGCCTCGTCGAGTTCCATGTCGACTTTGCCTTGAGCAACCCGGACGTCATCCGGGTCCAGGACCAGGACTTCAGCAACCTCGCCCCGGACGACCAGGCCGAGGTGCGCACGCTCCAGCGCAACTACGTGGAACTCTGGGTCGAGGTGCTGGCAGGGCTGCACGTCGACACCGAGGCCGCCGAACTGCGGATGCGGGCGCAGGCCTCCTTCGGCCTGATCAACTCCACGCCCCACTCGGTCCGCAGCCACGGTCGCCGGATCGCCACCAAGCGAGCCCGCCCGCTGCTGGAGAGCATGGCCCTGGCCGCCCTGATGGCCCCCGCCGTCCCCGCTCCGCTCAACTGA
- a CDS encoding dihydrolipoamide acetyltransferase family protein, with product MTAAMIKEFRLPDLGEGLTESEIVAWRVGVGDTVSLNQIIAEVETAKAVVELPSPFAGVITALHEQPGTVVEVGKPIVSIEVEGDDGAAASAASADSADSQAAKREPNLVGYGAVLEASGRPSRRVRNFASPAVVSEPSPAVASEPLPAVASVPLPEAAAVPGPVVQPAPVVRPAPVVRPAPVVQPAPAVQPTPVAGPAGQRPAAPETGRPAERPRSTPPVRKLAKDLGVNLEDVSGTGEHGLITRDDVRNFVGGGDLPVAPHDLAGAAAPALGQAQASRETRTPIKGVRKFTAAAMVSSAFTAPHVTEFLTVDVTATMELLARLKASRAFAGYKLTPLTLVSKAVLIALRNHPTLNTRWDEANQEIVQFNYVNLGIAAATPRGLTVPNIKDADRLSLKELSTALTELTDTARDGRTAPAELSGGTISITNIGVFGIDAGTPILNPGEAAILALGAVRKMPWEYQDDVALRQVMTLSLSFDHRLVDGEQGSRFLQDLGTILADPGMALAMA from the coding sequence ATGACCGCCGCCATGATTAAGGAATTCAGGCTGCCGGACCTCGGCGAAGGTCTCACCGAATCGGAAATCGTTGCCTGGAGGGTCGGGGTGGGGGATACCGTCTCGCTCAACCAGATCATCGCCGAGGTGGAGACAGCCAAGGCAGTCGTCGAGCTGCCCTCCCCGTTTGCTGGCGTGATCACTGCTCTGCACGAGCAGCCGGGCACCGTGGTCGAAGTGGGGAAACCGATCGTGTCCATCGAAGTCGAGGGCGACGACGGCGCCGCCGCCTCAGCCGCCTCAGCTGACTCGGCTGACAGCCAGGCGGCCAAGCGCGAGCCGAACCTGGTCGGGTACGGCGCCGTCCTCGAGGCCTCCGGCCGTCCGTCCCGCCGCGTCCGCAACTTCGCGTCCCCGGCCGTTGTGTCCGAACCGTCCCCGGCCGTTGCGTCCGAACCGTTGCCGGCCGTTGCGTCCGTACCGTTGCCCGAGGCGGCGGCCGTGCCCGGCCCGGTGGTACAGCCGGCTCCGGTGGTACGGCCGGCTCCGGTGGTACGGCCGGCCCCCGTGGTACAGCCGGCTCCGGCGGTACAGCCGACCCCCGTGGCCGGGCCGGCCGGACAACGTCCCGCCGCCCCGGAAACGGGCCGCCCGGCTGAGCGCCCGCGTTCGACGCCGCCGGTCCGCAAGCTCGCGAAGGACCTTGGGGTCAACCTGGAGGACGTTTCCGGCACCGGCGAACACGGGCTGATCACCCGGGACGATGTCCGGAATTTCGTCGGCGGCGGGGACCTGCCGGTAGCACCGCATGACCTGGCCGGCGCGGCGGCCCCGGCCCTGGGACAGGCGCAGGCTTCGCGGGAAACGCGCACACCGATCAAGGGCGTCCGCAAGTTCACCGCCGCCGCCATGGTCTCCAGTGCCTTCACGGCCCCGCACGTCACCGAGTTCCTGACCGTCGATGTCACCGCGACCATGGAACTGCTGGCCCGGCTCAAGGCCAGCCGCGCTTTCGCCGGCTACAAGCTCACCCCGCTGACGCTGGTGTCCAAGGCCGTGCTGATCGCGCTGCGGAACCACCCCACGCTCAATACCCGGTGGGACGAGGCGAACCAGGAGATCGTCCAGTTCAACTACGTCAACCTGGGCATTGCCGCGGCGACTCCGCGGGGACTGACAGTGCCGAACATCAAGGACGCGGACCGGCTGTCCCTGAAGGAACTGTCCACGGCTCTGACCGAACTCACTGACACGGCGCGCGACGGCAGGACTGCGCCCGCCGAGCTCTCCGGCGGAACCATCTCGATCACGAACATCGGTGTCTTCGGCATCGACGCCGGCACGCCGATCCTCAACCCGGGCGAGGCCGCCATCCTTGCCCTCGGTGCCGTCCGGAAGATGCCTTGGGAGTACCAGGACGACGTGGCCCTGCGCCAGGTCATGACCCTCAGCCTCTCCTTCGACCACCGGCTGGTCGACGGCGAGCAGGGCTCACGGTTCCTGCAGGATCTCGGCACCATCCTGGCCGACCCGGGCATGGCCCTGGCCATGGCCTAG
- a CDS encoding alpha-ketoacid dehydrogenase subunit beta, protein MTQMTFARAINSGLRKSLENDPKVILMGEDIGALGGVFRVTDGLQKDFGRHRVVDTPLAESGIMGTAVGLAYRGYRPVVEIQFDGFIYPAFDQIVSQVAKMHYRTQGAVKMPITIRVPFGGGIGSPEHHSESPEAYFTHTSGLRVVSVSNPQDAHTMIQQAIACDDPVLYFEPKRRYHDKGDVDESLDLSAALSMEKARVVTEGKDVTLVAYGPLVKTAKDAALAAADEGVSVEVIDLRSLAPLDFVTLEASVRKTGRLVITHEAGQSGGLGAEVAASITERCFYHLEAAPVRVTGFDVPYPYSKLEMHHLPGLDRILDGVDRALGRPNSLSGLEG, encoded by the coding sequence ATGACGCAGATGACCTTTGCCCGAGCCATCAATTCGGGCCTGCGCAAGTCCCTTGAAAACGATCCCAAGGTCATTCTGATGGGGGAGGACATCGGCGCGCTCGGTGGCGTCTTCCGGGTCACTGACGGCCTGCAGAAAGACTTCGGCAGGCACCGCGTGGTCGACACCCCGCTCGCCGAGTCCGGCATCATGGGCACCGCCGTGGGCCTGGCGTACCGCGGGTACCGCCCGGTGGTGGAGATCCAGTTCGACGGCTTCATCTACCCGGCGTTCGACCAGATCGTCAGCCAGGTCGCCAAGATGCACTACCGCACCCAGGGTGCCGTCAAGATGCCGATCACCATCCGCGTTCCGTTCGGCGGCGGCATTGGCTCGCCGGAACACCACTCCGAATCCCCGGAGGCGTACTTCACGCACACCTCCGGCCTTCGCGTGGTCAGCGTCTCCAACCCGCAGGATGCCCACACGATGATCCAGCAGGCCATTGCGTGCGACGATCCGGTGCTTTACTTCGAGCCGAAGCGCCGCTACCACGACAAGGGCGACGTGGATGAGTCCCTGGATCTCAGTGCCGCGCTGTCCATGGAGAAGGCCCGCGTGGTGACCGAGGGCAAGGACGTGACCCTGGTGGCGTACGGTCCCCTCGTCAAGACCGCCAAGGACGCAGCCCTCGCCGCTGCGGATGAAGGCGTTTCCGTTGAAGTCATCGACCTGCGTTCGCTGGCCCCGCTGGACTTCGTCACGCTGGAAGCTTCGGTCCGCAAAACCGGGCGGCTCGTCATCACGCACGAGGCGGGCCAGTCCGGCGGGCTCGGCGCCGAAGTGGCTGCCAGCATCACCGAACGTTGCTTCTACCACCTCGAAGCCGCCCCGGTCCGGGTGACCGGCTTCGATGTCCCGTACCCATACTCCAAGCTCGAAATGCACCATCTGCCGGGCCTGGACCGGATCCTGGACGGCGTCGACCGTGCCCTTGGCCGGCCCAACTCCCTCAGCGGGCTGGAAGGATGA
- the pdhA gene encoding pyruvate dehydrogenase (acetyl-transferring) E1 component subunit alpha, translating into MFTDDAGKGGIAAGGPGNSAESNRRTGGDLVQLITPGGERVSHPEFDSWVQDVSDEQLGALYEDMVVIRRIDAEATALQRQGQLALWPPLLGQEASQIGSARALRDDDFVFPSYRDNGVAYCRGVNVEDIVRAWRGNALSGWDPFTVNVATQQIIIGSQTLHATGYAMGIQNDGADSVAVAYFGDGATSEGDVNEALVFAASFQAPVVFFCQNNHWAISEPVRLQSHIQIADRAAGFGIPSMRVDGNDVLAVMAAMRVALDRARHGGGPTFIEAVTYRMGPHTTADDPTRYRDANELEDWAAKDPISRLKSLLERKGLLTAEFEAAVSAKADAVAKALRAGTINMPEPQPLDIFRHVYSTSNSWLDRQQDHYSRYLASFGDPAEAASEEGAR; encoded by the coding sequence ATGTTTACCGACGACGCGGGCAAGGGCGGCATCGCCGCCGGCGGCCCCGGGAACAGCGCAGAATCAAACAGGCGGACCGGTGGGGACCTCGTCCAGCTGATCACCCCCGGGGGTGAGCGGGTCAGCCATCCCGAGTTCGATTCCTGGGTCCAGGATGTCAGCGACGAGCAGCTCGGCGCACTCTACGAAGACATGGTGGTGATCCGCCGGATCGACGCCGAGGCGACCGCCCTTCAGCGCCAGGGTCAACTGGCCCTCTGGCCTCCGCTGCTGGGCCAGGAAGCATCGCAGATCGGCTCGGCCCGGGCCCTCCGGGACGACGACTTCGTCTTCCCCAGCTACCGCGACAACGGCGTCGCCTACTGCCGCGGGGTGAACGTGGAGGACATCGTCCGGGCCTGGCGGGGCAACGCCCTTTCCGGCTGGGACCCGTTCACCGTGAACGTTGCAACGCAGCAGATCATCATTGGCTCCCAGACCCTGCACGCCACGGGCTACGCCATGGGCATCCAGAACGACGGCGCCGACTCGGTGGCCGTGGCCTACTTCGGCGACGGCGCCACGAGTGAGGGCGACGTCAACGAAGCCCTGGTCTTCGCGGCGAGCTTCCAGGCGCCCGTGGTCTTCTTCTGCCAGAACAACCACTGGGCCATCTCCGAGCCGGTCAGGCTGCAGTCGCACATCCAGATCGCGGACCGGGCCGCCGGCTTCGGCATCCCCAGCATGCGCGTGGACGGCAACGACGTCCTGGCGGTGATGGCCGCGATGCGCGTCGCCCTCGACCGGGCACGCCACGGGGGAGGTCCCACTTTCATCGAGGCAGTCACTTACCGGATGGGCCCGCACACGACGGCGGATGATCCCACCCGCTACCGGGACGCCAACGAGCTCGAGGACTGGGCCGCCAAGGATCCGATTTCCCGGCTGAAGTCCCTGCTGGAACGCAAGGGCCTGCTCACCGCGGAGTTCGAAGCCGCCGTCAGCGCAAAGGCGGACGCCGTGGCCAAGGCGCTGCGGGCCGGCACGATCAACATGCCCGAGCCGCAGCCGCTGGATATCTTCAGGCACGTTTACAGCACCTCCAATTCCTGGCTCGACCGCCAGCAGGACCACTATTCCCGCTACCTGGCTTCCTTCGGCGATCCCGCAGAGGCCGCTTCTGAAGAAGGTGCACGCTGA
- a CDS encoding Lrp/AsnC family transcriptional regulator yields the protein MQTLDGTDTRLLSAMARDPRRTVVALAQKLGLSRNTVQARMAQLERKHVFLSFERRINPASLGYPLMAFISVHVQQQKLGTLAVELAGIPEILEGYGLTGSADLLLRVVALDAEDLFRINGKILACDGVDRTDTALAMSELIPFRIQPLLERGSAEG from the coding sequence ATGCAAACCTTGGATGGCACCGACACCCGGCTGCTTTCGGCCATGGCCCGTGATCCGCGGCGCACCGTGGTTGCCTTGGCCCAGAAGCTTGGATTGTCGCGCAATACCGTGCAGGCCCGGATGGCCCAGCTGGAGAGGAAGCACGTCTTCCTGTCTTTCGAACGGCGCATTAATCCGGCCTCGCTGGGCTACCCGCTGATGGCCTTCATTTCGGTGCACGTCCAGCAGCAGAAACTGGGCACCCTGGCGGTGGAGCTTGCGGGCATCCCGGAAATCCTGGAAGGCTATGGCCTCACCGGCTCTGCGGATCTGCTGCTGCGCGTCGTGGCCCTGGACGCCGAGGACCTGTTCCGGATCAACGGAAAGATCCTTGCCTGCGACGGCGTGGACCGGACGGATACGGCACTGGCCATGAGCGAGCTGATTCCGTTCCGGATCCAGCCGCTGCTCGAGCGGGGCTCTGCGGAAGGCTGA
- a CDS encoding cation acetate symporter, with translation MTVMVPAAVDVAALKDTTLLNMAIFGLFVAVTMVIVFRASRNNKTAADYYAAGRSFSGSQNGTAIAGDYLSAASFLGITGAIAINGYDGFMYSIGFLVAWLVALLLVAELLRNTGKFTMADVLSFRLKQRPVRIAAAISTLAVCFFYLLAQMAGAGSLISLLLGISDWGGQALVIIVVGALMIMYVLIGGMKGTTWVQIIKAILLIAGAAVMTFWVLAIYGFNLSALLGGAVETANNPAILNPGLQYGKSEASKLDFMSLGLALVLGTAALPHVLMRFYTVPTAKEARKSVVWSIWLIGLFYLFTLVLGYGAAALVGAETIKSAPGGVNSAAPLLAFYLGGPLLLGFISAVAFATILAVVAGLTITAAASFAHDIYANVIAKGKADADTEVKVARRTVVVIGVLAIVGGIFANGQNIAFLVALAFAVAASANLPTIVYSLFWRRFTTQGAIWSMYGGLGSAMILIALSPVVSGTTTSMIPGANFAIFPLSNPGIVSIPLAFFLGWLGTVLDKKLEDTTKQAEMEVRSLTGVGAEKATEH, from the coding sequence ATGACAGTAATGGTTCCCGCGGCGGTCGACGTCGCCGCCCTCAAAGACACCACCTTGCTGAACATGGCCATCTTCGGCCTGTTCGTGGCGGTCACCATGGTGATCGTCTTCCGCGCGAGCCGCAACAACAAGACGGCGGCCGACTACTACGCCGCCGGGCGTTCCTTCAGCGGTTCGCAGAACGGAACGGCCATCGCCGGCGATTACCTCTCCGCCGCCTCCTTCCTCGGCATCACCGGCGCGATTGCGATCAACGGCTATGACGGCTTCATGTACTCCATCGGCTTCCTTGTCGCCTGGCTCGTCGCCCTGCTGCTGGTCGCCGAACTGCTGCGCAACACCGGCAAGTTCACGATGGCCGATGTGCTCTCCTTCCGGCTCAAGCAGCGCCCGGTGCGCATCGCTGCCGCCATCTCGACCCTTGCGGTCTGCTTCTTCTACCTCCTGGCCCAGATGGCCGGTGCGGGCAGCCTGATCTCCCTGCTGCTGGGCATCAGCGATTGGGGCGGACAGGCCCTGGTCATCATCGTCGTCGGCGCCCTCATGATCATGTACGTACTGATCGGCGGCATGAAGGGCACCACCTGGGTGCAGATCATCAAGGCGATCCTCCTCATCGCCGGTGCCGCGGTCATGACCTTCTGGGTCCTGGCGATCTACGGCTTCAACCTGTCGGCGCTGCTCGGCGGCGCCGTGGAGACCGCAAACAACCCGGCGATCCTCAACCCGGGACTGCAGTACGGAAAGTCCGAAGCCTCCAAGCTCGACTTCATGTCCCTCGGGCTCGCCCTGGTCCTCGGCACCGCCGCCCTGCCGCACGTGCTGATGCGCTTCTACACGGTTCCGACCGCGAAGGAAGCCCGCAAATCCGTGGTGTGGTCCATCTGGCTGATCGGCCTGTTCTACCTGTTCACGCTGGTCCTCGGATACGGCGCTGCGGCGCTGGTCGGTGCTGAAACGATCAAGTCGGCCCCCGGCGGGGTCAACTCGGCCGCACCGCTGCTCGCCTTCTACCTTGGCGGCCCGCTGCTGCTCGGCTTCATCTCGGCCGTGGCTTTTGCCACCATCCTTGCTGTTGTCGCCGGCCTGACCATTACCGCGGCGGCATCCTTTGCCCATGACATCTACGCCAACGTCATCGCCAAGGGCAAGGCCGACGCCGATACCGAGGTGAAGGTTGCCCGCCGGACCGTCGTGGTCATCGGAGTCCTGGCCATCGTCGGCGGCATCTTCGCGAACGGCCAGAACATCGCATTCCTCGTGGCGCTCGCGTTCGCCGTGGCCGCCTCGGCCAACCTTCCGACGATCGTCTACTCGCTGTTCTGGCGCCGTTTCACCACGCAGGGTGCCATCTGGAGCATGTATGGCGGCCTTGGCTCGGCGATGATCCTGATCGCGCTCTCCCCGGTGGTTTCGGGGACCACGACCTCAATGATCCCGGGCGCCAACTTCGCGATCTTCCCGCTGAGCAACCCCGGCATTGTCTCCATTCCGCTCGCCTTCTTCCTGGGCTGGCTCGGTACGGTGCTGGACAAGAAGCTGGAAGACACCACCAAGCAGGCCGAGATGGAAGTGCGCTCCCTCACGGGTGTGGGCGCCGAAAAGGCCACCGAGCACTAG
- a CDS encoding DUF485 domain-containing protein, with protein MGHDAQETDAAAAVDFKEVQSTERFQELRKRHRSFVFPMAIAFLLWYFAYVLLADYAVDFMSTKVWGNINIGLILGLLQFVSTFAITSWYVSYSNRKLDPIAAEIRHEIEGHEFDQHGNQVSGSAT; from the coding sequence ATGGGTCATGACGCCCAAGAAACGGACGCAGCGGCGGCCGTGGACTTCAAGGAAGTCCAATCGACGGAGCGGTTCCAGGAACTACGCAAACGTCACCGCAGCTTCGTCTTTCCGATGGCCATAGCGTTCTTGCTCTGGTACTTCGCCTACGTTCTGCTGGCCGACTACGCGGTCGACTTCATGTCCACCAAGGTGTGGGGCAACATCAATATCGGCCTGATCCTGGGCCTGCTGCAGTTCGTCTCCACGTTCGCCATCACGAGCTGGTACGTCAGCTACTCGAACCGGAAGCTTGACCCGATTGCCGCGGAAATCCGCCACGAAATCGAAGGCCATGAATTTGACCAGCACGGCAACCAAGTGAGCGGATCAGCGACATGA
- a CDS encoding histidine kinase, whose product MPDSPLYTAAAIAVIAMAIAVVVAVGLKVLRSFRELGTDAEQATYKTLHAASRAGQHLRTGLNPTGAAKASRQLRSLLGCDALAITDTTGVLAWDGAGEELKPALMGLAARVLDGGHTAVIPAGELQLLADGDAPGRLPPEAERAVVIAPIKAGARVVGVVAAFAPSAGAGLVRATGEVADWVATQVELAELDASRTLLMEAEVRALRAQISPHFIYNSLNAIASFINTDPVRARELVVEFADFTRYSFRRHGDFTTLAEELRCIDRYLLLERARFGDRVQVSLRIAPEVLSTVIPFLSLQPLVENAVRHGLEAKEGPGHISITANDSGAFAEVTIEDDGVGIDPDQLRSVLAGHSDGDHVGLRNVDARLRQVYGEENGLVIETAPGEGTLITMRVPKSQPRHDA is encoded by the coding sequence ATGCCGGACTCTCCGCTGTACACCGCTGCCGCCATCGCCGTGATCGCGATGGCGATCGCCGTCGTCGTGGCGGTCGGACTCAAGGTTCTCCGCTCCTTCCGGGAGCTGGGCACCGACGCGGAGCAGGCCACGTACAAGACCCTGCATGCCGCCTCCCGGGCCGGACAGCACCTGCGGACCGGCCTCAACCCCACCGGCGCGGCCAAGGCCAGCCGGCAGCTGCGCAGCCTGCTGGGCTGCGATGCGCTGGCGATCACCGACACGACGGGAGTACTCGCCTGGGACGGGGCCGGAGAGGAACTGAAGCCGGCGCTGATGGGGCTCGCGGCCCGCGTGCTCGACGGCGGCCACACCGCCGTGATCCCGGCCGGTGAGCTGCAGCTGCTGGCCGACGGCGACGCCCCCGGGAGGCTGCCGCCCGAGGCGGAGCGCGCCGTCGTGATCGCCCCGATCAAGGCCGGCGCGCGGGTGGTGGGCGTCGTGGCCGCCTTTGCCCCCTCCGCGGGCGCCGGGCTGGTGCGCGCCACGGGTGAGGTAGCCGACTGGGTAGCCACCCAGGTGGAACTGGCCGAACTCGACGCCTCGCGAACGCTCCTGATGGAGGCCGAGGTCCGGGCACTCCGGGCCCAGATCAGCCCGCACTTCATCTACAACTCGCTGAACGCGATTGCCTCCTTCATCAACACGGACCCCGTTCGGGCCCGCGAGCTCGTGGTGGAATTCGCGGACTTCACCCGCTATTCGTTCCGCCGGCACGGCGATTTCACCACCCTGGCCGAGGAACTGCGCTGCATCGACCGCTATCTACTGCTGGAACGTGCCCGGTTCGGCGACCGGGTCCAGGTGAGCCTGCGGATCGCGCCCGAAGTGCTCAGCACCGTGATCCCCTTCCTGAGCCTGCAGCCGCTCGTCGAGAACGCCGTCCGGCACGGGCTCGAAGCCAAGGAGGGTCCGGGGCACATCTCCATCACGGCCAATGACTCCGGGGCCTTTGCCGAGGTCACCATCGAGGACGACGGCGTGGGCATCGACCCGGACCAGCTCCGCTCCGTTTTGGCCGGGCACAGCGACGGCGACCACGTCGGGCTCCGCAACGTCGACGCCCGGCTGCGCCAGGTCTACGGGGAGGAGAACGGGCTCGTGATCGAAACGGCTCCCGGGGAGGGGACCCTGATCACCATGCGGGTGCCGAAATCTCAGCCCCGTCACGACGCCTGA
- a CDS encoding LytTR family DNA-binding domain-containing protein, producing the protein MINVLVADDELPAVEELAFLLRKDDRIGRIHRASSGAEALRALAVEEVDAVFLDIHMPALSGLDIARAISRSAHPPAVVFVTADEDRALEAFELAAVDYLLKPVRAERLAKSIGRISELIKDGAPAPEMITVDLGGNTKMIRREDVTYVQAQGDYARLHTADASYLIRVPLADLEQQWSDAGFIRTHRSYLIALNHVSHLKLAAARPSVTVAGAELPISRRHLPSVREKLESTRIRPQV; encoded by the coding sequence ATGATTAACGTCCTCGTGGCAGACGACGAGCTGCCCGCCGTCGAGGAACTGGCATTCCTGCTTCGAAAAGATGACCGGATCGGCAGGATCCACCGCGCCTCCTCCGGCGCTGAGGCCCTCCGGGCGCTCGCAGTCGAAGAGGTCGACGCCGTCTTCCTCGACATCCATATGCCGGCGCTGTCCGGACTCGACATCGCCCGCGCCATTTCCCGCAGCGCCCACCCGCCGGCCGTTGTGTTCGTCACGGCCGACGAGGACCGCGCGCTGGAAGCGTTCGAGCTGGCCGCGGTGGACTACCTGCTGAAGCCCGTCCGGGCGGAGCGGCTGGCAAAGTCCATCGGCCGGATCAGCGAACTGATCAAGGACGGCGCGCCGGCGCCGGAGATGATCACCGTGGACCTAGGCGGCAACACCAAGATGATCCGCCGCGAGGACGTCACCTACGTCCAGGCGCAGGGCGACTATGCCAGGCTCCACACCGCGGATGCGAGTTATCTGATCCGGGTTCCGCTGGCCGATCTCGAGCAGCAATGGTCCGACGCCGGCTTCATCCGCACGCACCGCTCCTACCTGATCGCGCTGAACCACGTCAGCCATTTGAAGCTCGCGGCGGCCCGCCCCAGCGTCACCGTGGCCGGCGCCGAGCTGCCCATCAGCCGCCGGCACCTGCCGTCGGTGCGGGAGAAGCTTGAGTCGACGCGGATCCGGCCGCAGGTATGA